In Primulina huaijiensis isolate GDHJ02 chromosome 4, ASM1229523v2, whole genome shotgun sequence, a genomic segment contains:
- the LOC140975195 gene encoding protein MID1-COMPLEMENTING ACTIVITY 1-like yields MATWEHFGEIANVVQLTGLNAVALIGLIVKAANTARMHKKNCRQFAQHVKLIGNLLEQLKISELKKYPETREPLEQLEDALRRAYLLVNSCQEKSYLYLMAMGWNIVYQFRMAQQEIDRYLRIIPLIALLDNARFKERLEEIQMDHREYTLDEDDRKVQVAISANDTIALKKSISFSYPNLPFDKAMQKEHEKLKAELQQSQANMDVGQCEVIERLIDVAENATSRVPQKDIPQKTTQKLEQDTRHSPYHESPRKVDEITGSSQRAVSPEYDVVSSREKNWQEKWHTDLLGCCSEPYLCVKTFLCPCDTLSKVASVATGKEMSSAEACNEIMAHSLVLACCCYTCCIRRKLRRRLNIEGGFFDDFLSHFMCCCCALVQEWREVEIRGAYGPQKTVTTPPRSLRMES; encoded by the exons atGGCAACGTGGGAGCATTTCGGGGAGATAGCGAATGTGGTACAGTTAACGGGCTTAAACGCGGTGGCGCTGATAGGTTTGATCGTGAAGGCGGCAAACACGGCGCGGATGCACAAGAAGAACTGCCGGCAGTTCGCGCAGCACGTGAAATTGATAGGGAATCTGCTGGAGCAGCTCAAGATTTCGGAGCTGAAAAAGTACCCGGAAACGAGGGAGCCATTGGAGCAGCTTGAGGATGCATTGAGGAGGGCTTATCTTCTTGTGAATAGTTGCCAAGAAAAGAGTTATTTGTACTTGATGGCTATGGGGTGGAACATTGTTTATCAGTTCAGGATGGCCCAGCAAGAAATCGATCGGTATTTGAGGATTATTCCTCTGATTGCTCTTCTTGATAATGCTAGGTTCAag GAGAGGTTAGAAGAGATTCAGATGGATCATCGTGAGTACACCTTGGATGAAGATGACAGGAAAGTGCAAGTCGCAATTTCTGCAAATGACACTATAGCTTTGAAGAAAAGTATTTCCTTTTCATACCCAAATTTACCTTTTGATAAGGCTATGCAAAAAGAACACGAAAAGCTTAAGGCTGAGCTTCAACAATCACAAGCTAACATGGATGTTGGCCAATGCGAAGTAATTGAACGTCTGATTGATGTAGCTGAAAATGCCACAAGTCGTGTCCCGCAAAAAGATATACCACAAAAAACTACCCAAAAATTGGAGCAGGACACTAGGCATTCTCCCTACCACGAAAGTCCAAGAAAAGTTGACGAGATAACAGGATCAAG TCAAAGAGCAGTTTCCCCAGAATATGATGTGGTGTCATCCAGGGAAAAAAATTGGCAAGAGAAATGGCATACAGATTTACTTGGCTGTTGTTCTGAGCCGTACTTGT GTGTAAAGACGTTCCTTTGTCCATGTGATACGCTTTCAAAGGTTGCATCAGTAGCTACTGGCAAGGAAATGT CTTCAGCAGAGGCTTGTAATGAAATAATGGCGCATTCATTAGTACTGGCTTGTTGTTGCTATACTTGCTGTATCAGAAGAAAGCTTCGTCGAAGACTCAACATCGAG GGCGGATTCTTCGATGATTTCCTGTCACATTTTATGTGCTGTTGCTGTGCACTAGTCCAAGAATGGAGGGAAGTCGAGATACGTGGAGCTTATG GTCCACAAAAGACCGTGACCACCCCTCCAAGATCGCTGCGCATGGAGTCGTGA